In a single window of the Alosa sapidissima isolate fAloSap1 chromosome 18, fAloSap1.pri, whole genome shotgun sequence genome:
- the ablim2 gene encoding actin-binding LIM protein 2 isoform X6 → MPEEKAFHQQAVHSPLDQQKSAGGSGGGSSIPCQTCGKPCKGEVLRVQNRHFHIKCFICKVCGCDLAQGGFFVRQGDYICTLDYQRMYGTRCFSCEEFIEGEVVSALGKTYHPRCFVCAQCKQPFPPGDRVTFNGKECTCQKCTLPMAADSPAPIQAVQNCCGCGKDFKNEQSLVALDKHWHLGCFKCKVCNKVLNAEYISKDGIPYCETDYHAMFGIQCESCKKYITGKVLEAGDKHYHPTCARCARCEQMFGEGEEMYLQGSNIWHPPCRQAARIEEKSKVTRTSSESITSAPASSTSGSPSRVIYAKLGEELLDYKDLAALPKTKAIYNIDRPDMLSYSPYISYPADERVYGESPQLLSPTPTEGEGEKSPRQRRPSSPSSNSSLGGYGRYTPSRSPQNYSRAELYTGSQYNAQAGNSSSLPYNGGGRYASGGARDSSSLPLHCSGAGKQGGPFGSGGTTLPLNPTTLAMLQQHNYIPYFRGTVSGSESGRSTPSLSTYSRREVPLLHVRCGAPPLPHPETKVKDNIYRKPPIYKQHASRTSWQDGDEIDRKTRTSWMILKNEIDGQSPDSMDPRTSTHSLPIDTSQPNFPYNKSASLPGYGRNGIYKAADLGEDDPDHDSNWGGMREYKVYPYEVLAVTHRVRAKLPRDVDRTRLERHLSPEDFYHVFGMTIEQFDRMALWKKNDMKKKARLF, encoded by the exons TCTGTGGCTGTGACCTGGCCCAGGGGGGGTTCTTCGTGCGGCAGGGCGACTACATCTGCACGCTGGACTACCAGCGCATGTACGGGACGCGCTGCTTCAGCTGCGAGGAGTTCATCGAGGGCGAGGTGGTGTCGGCGCTCGGCAAGACCTACCACCCCCGCTGCTTCGTCTGCGCCCAGTGCAA acaGCCCTTCCCTCCTGGTGACCGTGTGACGTTCAATGGGAAGGAGTGCACCTGTCAGAAATGCACACTACCAATGGCAGCCGACAGTCCCGCCCCCATCCAGGCTGTGCAAA actgCTGTGGCTGTGGGAAGGACTTTAAGAATGAGCAGTCTCTGGTGGCCCTGGACAAGCACTGGCACCTGGGCTGCTTCAAGTGCAAAGTGTGCAACAAAGTGCTCAACGCTGAGTACATCAGcaa GGATGGGATTCCCTACTGCGAGACGGACTACCACGCCATGTTCGGCATTCAGTGTGAGAGCTGCAAGAAGTACATCACTGGCAAAGTGTTGGAG gctgGTGACAAACACTACCACCCAACATGTGCCCGGTGTGCCCGCTGTGAACAGATGTtcggggagggagaggagatgtaCCTGCAAG gttctAACATTTGGCACCCACCCTGCAGGCAGGCTGCTCGGATAGAGGAGAAGAGTAAG GTTACCAGGACCTCCTCTGAAAGCATCACCTCAGCACCAGCCTCTAGCACATCGGGCTCCCCAAGTCGAGTCATCTAT GCAAAGCTTGGTGAGGAACTTCTGGACTACAAGGACCTTGCTGCTCTTCCCAAAACAAAAGCGATCTACAACATTGACCGACCCGACATGCTGTCCTACTCACCTTACATCAGCTACCCAGCGGACGAGAGGGTCTACGGAGAG TCACCCCAGTTGCTATCCCCTACTCCAACAGAG ggagaaggagagaaatcgCCCCGTCAGAGAAGGCCCTCGAGCCCCAGTTCCAACAGCTCTCTGGGAGGATACGGACGCTACACTCCCTCTCGTTCACCCCAAAACTACAGCAGGGCAG AACTTTACACGGGTTCCCAGTACAATGCCCAAGCGGGGAACTCCAGCTCCCTGCCCTATAACGGAGGAGGCAGGTATGCCAGTGGTGGTGCTAGGGATTCCTCCTCGCTGCCCCTGCACTGCTCTGGGGCAGGCAAACAGGGAGGGCCATTTGGGAGTGGTGGGACAACCCTCCCTCTTAACCCCACCACCCTGGCTATGCTTCAGCAGCACAACTACATCCCTTACTTCAGAGGTACCGTCTCAG GTAGTGAAAGTGGTCGGAGTACCCCCAGTCTGTCCACCTACTCGCGACGGGAAGTCCCCCTCCTCCACGTACGTTGCGGCGCCCCGCCACTTCCACATCCAG AAACTAAGGTCAAAGATAATATCTATAGAAAGCCCCCTATCTACAAACAGCATG CGTCCAGAACATCATGGCAGGATGGAGACGAAATCGACCGAAAG ACCAGGACCAGCTGGATGATACTGAAGAATGAGATCGATGGTCAGTCCCCTGACAGCATGGACCCTAGGACCTCCACCCACAGTCTGCCCATCGACACCTCACAGCCCA ATTTCCCATATAACAAATCAGCTTCTCTGCCCGGTTATGGAAGAAATGGAATATATAAG GCTGCTGATCTTGGAGAGGATGACCCAGACCATGACTCCAACTGGGGAGGAATgagag agTATAAG GTTTACCCGTATGAAGTGCTGGCCGTCACCCACCGGGTCCGAGCGAAGCTGCCGCGGGATGTGGACCGCACCAGACTGGAG AGGCACCTATCCCCAGAGGACTTCTACCACGTGTTTGGCATGACCATCGAGCAATTTGACCGCATGGCCCTGTGGAAGAAGAACGACATGAAGAAGAAAGCACGACTCTTCTGA
- the ablim2 gene encoding actin-binding LIM protein 2 isoform X4: protein MPEEKAFHQQAVHSPLDQQKSAGGSGGGSSIPCQTCGKPCKGEVLRVQNRHFHIKCFICKVCGCDLAQGGFFVRQGDYICTLDYQRMYGTRCFSCEEFIEGEVVSALGKTYHPRCFVCAQCKQPFPPGDRVTFNGKECTCQKCTLPMAADSPAPIQAVQNCCGCGKDFKNEQSLVALDKHWHLGCFKCKVCNKVLNAEYISKDGIPYCETDYHAMFGIQCESCKKYITGKVLEAGDKHYHPTCARCARCEQMFGEGEEMYLQGSNIWHPPCRQAARIEEKSKKQVRIQLNDLPIQVTRTSSESITSAPASSTSGSPSRVIYAKLGEELLDYKDLAALPKTKAIYNIDRPDMLSYSPYISYPADERVYGESPQLLSPTPTEGEGEKSPRQRRPSSPSSNSSLGGYGRYTPSRSPQNYSRAELYTGSQYNAQAGNSSSLPYNGGGRYASGGARDSSSLPLHCSGAGKQGGPFGSGGTTLPLNPTTLAMLQQHNYIPYFRGSESGRSTPSLSTYSRREVPLLHVRCGAPPLPHPETKVKDNIYRKPPIYKQHASRTSWQDGDEIDRKTRTSWMILKNEIDGQSPDSMDPRTSTHSLPIDTSQPNFPYNKSASLPGYGRNGIYKAADLGEDDPDHDSNWGGMREYKVYPYEVLAVTHRVRAKLPRDVDRTRLERHLSPEDFYHVFGMTIEQFDRMALWKKNDMKKKARLF from the exons TCTGTGGCTGTGACCTGGCCCAGGGGGGGTTCTTCGTGCGGCAGGGCGACTACATCTGCACGCTGGACTACCAGCGCATGTACGGGACGCGCTGCTTCAGCTGCGAGGAGTTCATCGAGGGCGAGGTGGTGTCGGCGCTCGGCAAGACCTACCACCCCCGCTGCTTCGTCTGCGCCCAGTGCAA acaGCCCTTCCCTCCTGGTGACCGTGTGACGTTCAATGGGAAGGAGTGCACCTGTCAGAAATGCACACTACCAATGGCAGCCGACAGTCCCGCCCCCATCCAGGCTGTGCAAA actgCTGTGGCTGTGGGAAGGACTTTAAGAATGAGCAGTCTCTGGTGGCCCTGGACAAGCACTGGCACCTGGGCTGCTTCAAGTGCAAAGTGTGCAACAAAGTGCTCAACGCTGAGTACATCAGcaa GGATGGGATTCCCTACTGCGAGACGGACTACCACGCCATGTTCGGCATTCAGTGTGAGAGCTGCAAGAAGTACATCACTGGCAAAGTGTTGGAG gctgGTGACAAACACTACCACCCAACATGTGCCCGGTGTGCCCGCTGTGAACAGATGTtcggggagggagaggagatgtaCCTGCAAG gttctAACATTTGGCACCCACCCTGCAGGCAGGCTGCTCGGATAGAGGAGAAGAGTAAG AAGCAGGTCCGGATACAACTCAATGACCTTCCCATACAG GTTACCAGGACCTCCTCTGAAAGCATCACCTCAGCACCAGCCTCTAGCACATCGGGCTCCCCAAGTCGAGTCATCTAT GCAAAGCTTGGTGAGGAACTTCTGGACTACAAGGACCTTGCTGCTCTTCCCAAAACAAAAGCGATCTACAACATTGACCGACCCGACATGCTGTCCTACTCACCTTACATCAGCTACCCAGCGGACGAGAGGGTCTACGGAGAG TCACCCCAGTTGCTATCCCCTACTCCAACAGAG ggagaaggagagaaatcgCCCCGTCAGAGAAGGCCCTCGAGCCCCAGTTCCAACAGCTCTCTGGGAGGATACGGACGCTACACTCCCTCTCGTTCACCCCAAAACTACAGCAGGGCAG AACTTTACACGGGTTCCCAGTACAATGCCCAAGCGGGGAACTCCAGCTCCCTGCCCTATAACGGAGGAGGCAGGTATGCCAGTGGTGGTGCTAGGGATTCCTCCTCGCTGCCCCTGCACTGCTCTGGGGCAGGCAAACAGGGAGGGCCATTTGGGAGTGGTGGGACAACCCTCCCTCTTAACCCCACCACCCTGGCTATGCTTCAGCAGCACAACTACATCCCTTACTTCAGAG GTAGTGAAAGTGGTCGGAGTACCCCCAGTCTGTCCACCTACTCGCGACGGGAAGTCCCCCTCCTCCACGTACGTTGCGGCGCCCCGCCACTTCCACATCCAG AAACTAAGGTCAAAGATAATATCTATAGAAAGCCCCCTATCTACAAACAGCATG CGTCCAGAACATCATGGCAGGATGGAGACGAAATCGACCGAAAG ACCAGGACCAGCTGGATGATACTGAAGAATGAGATCGATGGTCAGTCCCCTGACAGCATGGACCCTAGGACCTCCACCCACAGTCTGCCCATCGACACCTCACAGCCCA ATTTCCCATATAACAAATCAGCTTCTCTGCCCGGTTATGGAAGAAATGGAATATATAAG GCTGCTGATCTTGGAGAGGATGACCCAGACCATGACTCCAACTGGGGAGGAATgagag agTATAAG GTTTACCCGTATGAAGTGCTGGCCGTCACCCACCGGGTCCGAGCGAAGCTGCCGCGGGATGTGGACCGCACCAGACTGGAG AGGCACCTATCCCCAGAGGACTTCTACCACGTGTTTGGCATGACCATCGAGCAATTTGACCGCATGGCCCTGTGGAAGAAGAACGACATGAAGAAGAAAGCACGACTCTTCTGA
- the ablim2 gene encoding actin-binding LIM protein 2 isoform X1 — MPEEKAFHQQAVHSPLDQQKSAGGSGGGSSIPCQTCGKPCKGEVLRVQNRHFHIKCFICKVCGCDLAQGGFFVRQGDYICTLDYQRMYGTRCFSCEEFIEGEVVSALGKTYHPRCFVCAQCKQPFPPGDRVTFNGKECTCQKCTLPMAADSPAPIQAVQNCCGCGKDFKNEQSLVALDKHWHLGCFKCKVCNKVLNAEYISKDGIPYCETDYHAMFGIQCESCKKYITGKVLEAGDKHYHPTCARCARCEQMFGEGEEMYLQGSNIWHPPCRQAARIEEKSKKQVRIQLNDLPIQVTRTSSESITSAPASSTSGSPSRVIYAKLGEELLDYKDLAALPKTKAIYNIDRPDMLSYSPYISYPADERVYGESPQLLSPTPTEGEGEKSPRQRRPSSPSSNSSLGGYGRYTPSRSPQNYSRAELYTGSQYNAQAGNSSSLPYNGGGRYASGGARDSSSLPLHCSGAGKQGGPFGSGGTTLPLNPTTLAMLQQHNYIPYFRGTVSGSESGRSTPSLSTYSRREVPLLHVRCGAPPLPHPETKVKDNIYRKPPIYKQHASRTSWQDGDEIDRKTRTSWMILKNEIDGQSPDSMDPRTSTHSLPIDTSQPNFPYNKSASLPGYGRNGIYKAADLGEDDPDHDSNWGGMREYKVYPYEVLAVTHRVRAKLPRDVDRTRLERHLSPEDFYHVFGMTIEQFDRMALWKKNDMKKKARLF; from the exons TCTGTGGCTGTGACCTGGCCCAGGGGGGGTTCTTCGTGCGGCAGGGCGACTACATCTGCACGCTGGACTACCAGCGCATGTACGGGACGCGCTGCTTCAGCTGCGAGGAGTTCATCGAGGGCGAGGTGGTGTCGGCGCTCGGCAAGACCTACCACCCCCGCTGCTTCGTCTGCGCCCAGTGCAA acaGCCCTTCCCTCCTGGTGACCGTGTGACGTTCAATGGGAAGGAGTGCACCTGTCAGAAATGCACACTACCAATGGCAGCCGACAGTCCCGCCCCCATCCAGGCTGTGCAAA actgCTGTGGCTGTGGGAAGGACTTTAAGAATGAGCAGTCTCTGGTGGCCCTGGACAAGCACTGGCACCTGGGCTGCTTCAAGTGCAAAGTGTGCAACAAAGTGCTCAACGCTGAGTACATCAGcaa GGATGGGATTCCCTACTGCGAGACGGACTACCACGCCATGTTCGGCATTCAGTGTGAGAGCTGCAAGAAGTACATCACTGGCAAAGTGTTGGAG gctgGTGACAAACACTACCACCCAACATGTGCCCGGTGTGCCCGCTGTGAACAGATGTtcggggagggagaggagatgtaCCTGCAAG gttctAACATTTGGCACCCACCCTGCAGGCAGGCTGCTCGGATAGAGGAGAAGAGTAAG AAGCAGGTCCGGATACAACTCAATGACCTTCCCATACAG GTTACCAGGACCTCCTCTGAAAGCATCACCTCAGCACCAGCCTCTAGCACATCGGGCTCCCCAAGTCGAGTCATCTAT GCAAAGCTTGGTGAGGAACTTCTGGACTACAAGGACCTTGCTGCTCTTCCCAAAACAAAAGCGATCTACAACATTGACCGACCCGACATGCTGTCCTACTCACCTTACATCAGCTACCCAGCGGACGAGAGGGTCTACGGAGAG TCACCCCAGTTGCTATCCCCTACTCCAACAGAG ggagaaggagagaaatcgCCCCGTCAGAGAAGGCCCTCGAGCCCCAGTTCCAACAGCTCTCTGGGAGGATACGGACGCTACACTCCCTCTCGTTCACCCCAAAACTACAGCAGGGCAG AACTTTACACGGGTTCCCAGTACAATGCCCAAGCGGGGAACTCCAGCTCCCTGCCCTATAACGGAGGAGGCAGGTATGCCAGTGGTGGTGCTAGGGATTCCTCCTCGCTGCCCCTGCACTGCTCTGGGGCAGGCAAACAGGGAGGGCCATTTGGGAGTGGTGGGACAACCCTCCCTCTTAACCCCACCACCCTGGCTATGCTTCAGCAGCACAACTACATCCCTTACTTCAGAGGTACCGTCTCAG GTAGTGAAAGTGGTCGGAGTACCCCCAGTCTGTCCACCTACTCGCGACGGGAAGTCCCCCTCCTCCACGTACGTTGCGGCGCCCCGCCACTTCCACATCCAG AAACTAAGGTCAAAGATAATATCTATAGAAAGCCCCCTATCTACAAACAGCATG CGTCCAGAACATCATGGCAGGATGGAGACGAAATCGACCGAAAG ACCAGGACCAGCTGGATGATACTGAAGAATGAGATCGATGGTCAGTCCCCTGACAGCATGGACCCTAGGACCTCCACCCACAGTCTGCCCATCGACACCTCACAGCCCA ATTTCCCATATAACAAATCAGCTTCTCTGCCCGGTTATGGAAGAAATGGAATATATAAG GCTGCTGATCTTGGAGAGGATGACCCAGACCATGACTCCAACTGGGGAGGAATgagag agTATAAG GTTTACCCGTATGAAGTGCTGGCCGTCACCCACCGGGTCCGAGCGAAGCTGCCGCGGGATGTGGACCGCACCAGACTGGAG AGGCACCTATCCCCAGAGGACTTCTACCACGTGTTTGGCATGACCATCGAGCAATTTGACCGCATGGCCCTGTGGAAGAAGAACGACATGAAGAAGAAAGCACGACTCTTCTGA
- the ablim2 gene encoding actin-binding LIM protein 2 isoform X10, whose protein sequence is MPEEKAFHQQAVHSPLDQQKSAGGSGGGSSIPCQTCGKPCKGEVLRVQNRHFHIKCFICKVCGCDLAQGGFFVRQGDYICTLDYQRMYGTRCFSCEEFIEGEVVSALGKTYHPRCFVCAQCKQPFPPGDRVTFNGKECTCQKCTLPMAADSPAPIQAVQNCCGCGKDFKNEQSLVALDKHWHLGCFKCKVCNKVLNAEYISKDGIPYCETDYHAMFGIQCESCKKYITGKVLEAGDKHYHPTCARCARCEQMFGEGEEMYLQGSNIWHPPCRQAARIEEKSKKQVRIQLNDLPIQVTRTSSESITSAPASSTSGSPSRVIYAKLGEELLDYKDLAALPKTKAIYNIDRPDMLSYSPYISYPADERVYGEGEGEKSPRQRRPSSPSSNSSLGGYGRYTPSRSPQNYSRAGSESGRSTPSLSTYSRREVPLLHVRCGAPPLPHPETKVKDNIYRKPPIYKQHASRTSWQDGDEIDRKTRTSWMILKNEIDGQSPDSMDPRTSTHSLPIDTSQPNFPYNKSASLPGYGRNGIYKAADLGEDDPDHDSNWGGMREYKVYPYEVLAVTHRVRAKLPRDVDRTRLERHLSPEDFYHVFGMTIEQFDRMALWKKNDMKKKARLF, encoded by the exons TCTGTGGCTGTGACCTGGCCCAGGGGGGGTTCTTCGTGCGGCAGGGCGACTACATCTGCACGCTGGACTACCAGCGCATGTACGGGACGCGCTGCTTCAGCTGCGAGGAGTTCATCGAGGGCGAGGTGGTGTCGGCGCTCGGCAAGACCTACCACCCCCGCTGCTTCGTCTGCGCCCAGTGCAA acaGCCCTTCCCTCCTGGTGACCGTGTGACGTTCAATGGGAAGGAGTGCACCTGTCAGAAATGCACACTACCAATGGCAGCCGACAGTCCCGCCCCCATCCAGGCTGTGCAAA actgCTGTGGCTGTGGGAAGGACTTTAAGAATGAGCAGTCTCTGGTGGCCCTGGACAAGCACTGGCACCTGGGCTGCTTCAAGTGCAAAGTGTGCAACAAAGTGCTCAACGCTGAGTACATCAGcaa GGATGGGATTCCCTACTGCGAGACGGACTACCACGCCATGTTCGGCATTCAGTGTGAGAGCTGCAAGAAGTACATCACTGGCAAAGTGTTGGAG gctgGTGACAAACACTACCACCCAACATGTGCCCGGTGTGCCCGCTGTGAACAGATGTtcggggagggagaggagatgtaCCTGCAAG gttctAACATTTGGCACCCACCCTGCAGGCAGGCTGCTCGGATAGAGGAGAAGAGTAAG AAGCAGGTCCGGATACAACTCAATGACCTTCCCATACAG GTTACCAGGACCTCCTCTGAAAGCATCACCTCAGCACCAGCCTCTAGCACATCGGGCTCCCCAAGTCGAGTCATCTAT GCAAAGCTTGGTGAGGAACTTCTGGACTACAAGGACCTTGCTGCTCTTCCCAAAACAAAAGCGATCTACAACATTGACCGACCCGACATGCTGTCCTACTCACCTTACATCAGCTACCCAGCGGACGAGAGGGTCTACGGAGAG ggagaaggagagaaatcgCCCCGTCAGAGAAGGCCCTCGAGCCCCAGTTCCAACAGCTCTCTGGGAGGATACGGACGCTACACTCCCTCTCGTTCACCCCAAAACTACAGCAGGGCAG GTAGTGAAAGTGGTCGGAGTACCCCCAGTCTGTCCACCTACTCGCGACGGGAAGTCCCCCTCCTCCACGTACGTTGCGGCGCCCCGCCACTTCCACATCCAG AAACTAAGGTCAAAGATAATATCTATAGAAAGCCCCCTATCTACAAACAGCATG CGTCCAGAACATCATGGCAGGATGGAGACGAAATCGACCGAAAG ACCAGGACCAGCTGGATGATACTGAAGAATGAGATCGATGGTCAGTCCCCTGACAGCATGGACCCTAGGACCTCCACCCACAGTCTGCCCATCGACACCTCACAGCCCA ATTTCCCATATAACAAATCAGCTTCTCTGCCCGGTTATGGAAGAAATGGAATATATAAG GCTGCTGATCTTGGAGAGGATGACCCAGACCATGACTCCAACTGGGGAGGAATgagag agTATAAG GTTTACCCGTATGAAGTGCTGGCCGTCACCCACCGGGTCCGAGCGAAGCTGCCGCGGGATGTGGACCGCACCAGACTGGAG AGGCACCTATCCCCAGAGGACTTCTACCACGTGTTTGGCATGACCATCGAGCAATTTGACCGCATGGCCCTGTGGAAGAAGAACGACATGAAGAAGAAAGCACGACTCTTCTGA
- the ablim2 gene encoding actin-binding LIM protein 2 isoform X3, producing MSTAFHQQAVHSPLDQQKSAGGSGGGSSIPCQTCGKPCKGEVLRVQNRHFHIKCFICKVCGCDLAQGGFFVRQGDYICTLDYQRMYGTRCFSCEEFIEGEVVSALGKTYHPRCFVCAQCKQPFPPGDRVTFNGKECTCQKCTLPMAADSPAPIQAVQNCCGCGKDFKNEQSLVALDKHWHLGCFKCKVCNKVLNAEYISKDGIPYCETDYHAMFGIQCESCKKYITGKVLEAGDKHYHPTCARCARCEQMFGEGEEMYLQGSNIWHPPCRQAARIEEKSKKQVRIQLNDLPIQVTRTSSESITSAPASSTSGSPSRVIYAKLGEELLDYKDLAALPKTKAIYNIDRPDMLSYSPYISYPADERVYGESPQLLSPTPTEGEGEKSPRQRRPSSPSSNSSLGGYGRYTPSRSPQNYSRAELYTGSQYNAQAGNSSSLPYNGGGRYASGGARDSSSLPLHCSGAGKQGGPFGSGGTTLPLNPTTLAMLQQHNYIPYFRGTVSGSESGRSTPSLSTYSRREVPLLHVRCGAPPLPHPETKVKDNIYRKPPIYKQHASRTSWQDGDEIDRKTRTSWMILKNEIDGQSPDSMDPRTSTHSLPIDTSQPNFPYNKSASLPGYGRNGIYKAADLGEDDPDHDSNWGGMREYKVYPYEVLAVTHRVRAKLPRDVDRTRLERHLSPEDFYHVFGMTIEQFDRMALWKKNDMKKKARLF from the exons TCTGTGGCTGTGACCTGGCCCAGGGGGGGTTCTTCGTGCGGCAGGGCGACTACATCTGCACGCTGGACTACCAGCGCATGTACGGGACGCGCTGCTTCAGCTGCGAGGAGTTCATCGAGGGCGAGGTGGTGTCGGCGCTCGGCAAGACCTACCACCCCCGCTGCTTCGTCTGCGCCCAGTGCAA acaGCCCTTCCCTCCTGGTGACCGTGTGACGTTCAATGGGAAGGAGTGCACCTGTCAGAAATGCACACTACCAATGGCAGCCGACAGTCCCGCCCCCATCCAGGCTGTGCAAA actgCTGTGGCTGTGGGAAGGACTTTAAGAATGAGCAGTCTCTGGTGGCCCTGGACAAGCACTGGCACCTGGGCTGCTTCAAGTGCAAAGTGTGCAACAAAGTGCTCAACGCTGAGTACATCAGcaa GGATGGGATTCCCTACTGCGAGACGGACTACCACGCCATGTTCGGCATTCAGTGTGAGAGCTGCAAGAAGTACATCACTGGCAAAGTGTTGGAG gctgGTGACAAACACTACCACCCAACATGTGCCCGGTGTGCCCGCTGTGAACAGATGTtcggggagggagaggagatgtaCCTGCAAG gttctAACATTTGGCACCCACCCTGCAGGCAGGCTGCTCGGATAGAGGAGAAGAGTAAG AAGCAGGTCCGGATACAACTCAATGACCTTCCCATACAG GTTACCAGGACCTCCTCTGAAAGCATCACCTCAGCACCAGCCTCTAGCACATCGGGCTCCCCAAGTCGAGTCATCTAT GCAAAGCTTGGTGAGGAACTTCTGGACTACAAGGACCTTGCTGCTCTTCCCAAAACAAAAGCGATCTACAACATTGACCGACCCGACATGCTGTCCTACTCACCTTACATCAGCTACCCAGCGGACGAGAGGGTCTACGGAGAG TCACCCCAGTTGCTATCCCCTACTCCAACAGAG ggagaaggagagaaatcgCCCCGTCAGAGAAGGCCCTCGAGCCCCAGTTCCAACAGCTCTCTGGGAGGATACGGACGCTACACTCCCTCTCGTTCACCCCAAAACTACAGCAGGGCAG AACTTTACACGGGTTCCCAGTACAATGCCCAAGCGGGGAACTCCAGCTCCCTGCCCTATAACGGAGGAGGCAGGTATGCCAGTGGTGGTGCTAGGGATTCCTCCTCGCTGCCCCTGCACTGCTCTGGGGCAGGCAAACAGGGAGGGCCATTTGGGAGTGGTGGGACAACCCTCCCTCTTAACCCCACCACCCTGGCTATGCTTCAGCAGCACAACTACATCCCTTACTTCAGAGGTACCGTCTCAG GTAGTGAAAGTGGTCGGAGTACCCCCAGTCTGTCCACCTACTCGCGACGGGAAGTCCCCCTCCTCCACGTACGTTGCGGCGCCCCGCCACTTCCACATCCAG AAACTAAGGTCAAAGATAATATCTATAGAAAGCCCCCTATCTACAAACAGCATG CGTCCAGAACATCATGGCAGGATGGAGACGAAATCGACCGAAAG ACCAGGACCAGCTGGATGATACTGAAGAATGAGATCGATGGTCAGTCCCCTGACAGCATGGACCCTAGGACCTCCACCCACAGTCTGCCCATCGACACCTCACAGCCCA ATTTCCCATATAACAAATCAGCTTCTCTGCCCGGTTATGGAAGAAATGGAATATATAAG GCTGCTGATCTTGGAGAGGATGACCCAGACCATGACTCCAACTGGGGAGGAATgagag agTATAAG GTTTACCCGTATGAAGTGCTGGCCGTCACCCACCGGGTCCGAGCGAAGCTGCCGCGGGATGTGGACCGCACCAGACTGGAG AGGCACCTATCCCCAGAGGACTTCTACCACGTGTTTGGCATGACCATCGAGCAATTTGACCGCATGGCCCTGTGGAAGAAGAACGACATGAAGAAGAAAGCACGACTCTTCTGA